In Argiope bruennichi chromosome 4, qqArgBrue1.1, whole genome shotgun sequence, a single window of DNA contains:
- the LOC129966845 gene encoding uncharacterized protein LOC129966845, with translation MSRTYLGDVVGRIYPRMGSSFLNLSADQNLLLHFNIVFIKAYLLIHVLGNVIPMISAITLSSIMILFTALQYPVSKCHLFVLAMWFGINFLAYYKDFPSFVFAYVIISSFREEIIQFFMDVFVLLGLIFFLISSSDISKIFNTNFYLQRNLLIQYLVLQFIMLFQLNQQHYRRLSVISILFTSVMLSLYVDRSFILLFNAVFYDVCLLFFYVRWIGIKMLEEQRRRELDPIVF, from the exons ATGTCAAGAACATATTTGGGA GATGTTGTTGGAAGAATCTACCCAAGAATGGGCTCCAGTTTTCTCAACCTGTCAGCTGATCAGAATCTCCTCCTGCACTTCAACATAGTTTTCATCAAGGCATATCTCCTCATACATGTCTTGGGAAATGTTATTCCAATGATAAGCGCAATCACATTATCGTCCATCATGATTTTATTCACCGCTTTGCAATATCCTGTGTCAAAATGCCACTTGTTCGTTTTAGCAATGTGGTTTGGCATAAATTTTTTAGCATACTATAAAGATTTCCCTTCATTTGTTTTTGCCTATGTTATAATAAGTTCATTCAgagaagaaataattcaattttttatggaTGTTTTTGTACTATTAGGCctgatattttttctcattagtTCTTCCGATATATCGAAGATTTTCAACACGAACTTCTATTTGCAAAGGAATCTATTGATACAATATTTAGTACTccaatttataatgttatttcagttaaatcaacAGCACTATCGCCGTTTAAGTgttatttctatactttttacATCAGTTATGCTGTCTCTGTATGTGGATAGATCTTTTATCTTGttatttaatgctgttttttatGATGTCTGTTTGTTGTTCTTTTATGTACGTTGGATAGGTATAAAAATGCTGGAAGAACAACGGAGAAGGGAATTAGACCCGATTGTGTTTTAA